Part of the Flavobacteriales bacterium genome is shown below.
GGGCGAACCCATTTGCAGCGGATCCATCATCAGGAACTTCTTGGTTCCCATGCTTTCGTAGCTGCGCAGTCGGTTGAGGGTGGAAGTAAGGCGTGTTTCTATGCCATCTTCCGATAGGTCTTTGAAGAGCGTATCAATCTCATCCGAAGTCAGAAAATACGGCAGATCACGTAGGTAATTGCCGTAGGCTTCCTGCATTTTTGCCGCTTCAGACGAAAACTGAATGGCTTTGAACAAACCAGTGTCCAATTTATTGAACTGCTCGAGAAGTGTTTCCCCAATGGAAACAAGTTCTTCGCTTGATGAATTTTTGAGCGGACCAATGGCAACGATGATGTTTCCCGAAATGGAGGAATTCCGGTATAGATTATCGTACTTTTTGAATTCCTCAGTGTGCGGAAATGTTTTGGTAATGTCCTCTTCAATGTGCAATTGGCTTGCCTTCCAGCCAAGAATGACAAAGATCAGCGCGAATCCAAACAGCCATAACCATTTGAATTTAAGCGTATTGAGATAAAGAGATTGAAGTATCCGGCCCATTGAAAATAATGGTCGATAATGATAGGAAACAAAATTGATTTAACATTAAATTTGCAGCCCCTGAAAACGGGCTCATTCAAAACCCTCAAGTTATAGGACCGACAATTACACTCGATAGTTTTTTCCGCGTTGTTGTACAGGAAGAAAAAGTGCGGCTGTCAGCGCAACAGCGAGCCGTTGTTCAGGAGAGTTTTGACTTCTTGACGGAGTTCTCCAAAGACAAGATCATCTACGGCATCAATACCGGTTTTGGGCCAATGGCGCAGTATCGTATTGAGAGCGAGGAGTTGGAGCAGCTTCAATATAATCTCGTAAGAAGCCACGCTTCTGGTTTGGGGGCAGGACTTCCTGATCAGTATGTGCGTGCTGTAATGTTGAATCGTTTGAATACGCTCGCCTTGGGCGGTTCGGGTATCAGCATGGGAGTTGTTGATCAGTTGGTGGCGTATCTCGATAAGGGAATTTACCCATACATCCCCGAGCACGGAAGTGTTGGAGCAAGTGGCGATCTTGTTCAGTTGGCGCACCTGGCCTTGGGTTTGATCGGTGAGGGAGAAGCGCGTTACAAAGGCGAAACCCGACCTGTAAAAGACATTCTCAAGGAATTGAAAATGGAGCCTGTGAAGTTGCACCTTCGCGATGGTTTGGGCTTGATGAACGGTACTTCATGCATGAGTGGTATTGGATTGTTGAATGTGATCTATGCTACGCGATTACTTCGTTGGGCTACGTTGATCGGAGCAGTGATCAATGAGATCGTCCGTTCGTATGACGATAGTTATTCTGAGTTTTTGAATCGCGCGAAGAAGCACGAAGGACAACGTCAGGTTGCCGCTGCCATGCGCAGATGTTTGGAGACGAGCAAGTTGGTTCGCAAGCGTGAAGACCGACTTTTCAAGGACATTGAGAAGGTAGGAAACGGCAAGCCGATCAAGGAAAAGGTGCAGGAATATTATTCGTTCCGTTGCATTCCGCAGATCATTGGGCCGATTCTCGAAACGGTTCAGAATGCAGAGGAAATTCTGTTGGACGAAGTGAATTCAACCAACGATAACCCTGTTGTTGATCTCGAGAACAAGCACGTGTATCATGGTGGAAATTTCCACGGTGATTATGTGGCCTTGGAGATGGACAAGATGAAGATTGCCATCACTAAATTGAGCATGTTGTGCGAACGACAGCTCAATTACCTGATGAACGAAAAGCTGAATGACATTTTTCCTCCGTTCATGAACTTGGGAAAACTCGGTTACAACTTCGGTGTTCAAGGGATGCAGTTCACAGCCACATCAACCACGGCTGAGAACCAAACGCTTTCCTTCCCGATGTACGTGCATTCCATCCCGAACAACAACGACAATCAGGACATCGTGAGCATGGGAACCAACGCAGCGTTGATGACCAAAAAGGTGATTGATAATTCGTTCCAGGTAATGGCCATTGAAGCCGTTGCCATTGCACAAGGCGTTGATAGCTTGGGTTGCAAATCGAAGATGTCGGTTGCAGGGCAGAAGTTCTACGATACTGTTCGCAAGCATTTGGCAACGTTTGAAGACGATAAACCACGTTCTCATCAGTTGGCAGAGTTGTCTGCATTCTTGCATGAGAACAATCCGCAGATTGAGATATTTTAAGTTCGAAGTTCAAGGTTCAATGTTCAAAGTATTCCATACCGTCAACTGTCAACCGTCAACCGACAACCAATAAAATGAGTGACCGAAAAATAGCATTGGTAACGGGTGGTTCGCGAGGTCTCGGTCGCGCCATTTCCGTGCGCTTGGCCAAAGACCACGGTTATCACATTCTTGTCAATTATTCATCGAATGCCGCTGCGGCAGACGAGACCGTAAAACTTATTGAAGAAGTAGGCGGAACAGGAGAGCCGATTGGCTTCAATGTAGCCGATAGAGAAGGAGCAGATGCTGCGCTTTCAGCTTG
Proteins encoded:
- a CDS encoding aromatic amino acid ammonia-lyase, whose translation is MGPTITLDSFFRVVVQEEKVRLSAQQRAVVQESFDFLTEFSKDKIIYGINTGFGPMAQYRIESEELEQLQYNLVRSHASGLGAGLPDQYVRAVMLNRLNTLALGGSGISMGVVDQLVAYLDKGIYPYIPEHGSVGASGDLVQLAHLALGLIGEGEARYKGETRPVKDILKELKMEPVKLHLRDGLGLMNGTSCMSGIGLLNVIYATRLLRWATLIGAVINEIVRSYDDSYSEFLNRAKKHEGQRQVAAAMRRCLETSKLVRKREDRLFKDIEKVGNGKPIKEKVQEYYSFRCIPQIIGPILETVQNAEEILLDEVNSTNDNPVVDLENKHVYHGGNFHGDYVALEMDKMKIAITKLSMLCERQLNYLMNEKLNDIFPPFMNLGKLGYNFGVQGMQFTATSTTAENQTLSFPMYVHSIPNNNDNQDIVSMGTNAALMTKKVIDNSFQVMAIEAVAIAQGVDSLGCKSKMSVAGQKFYDTVRKHLATFEDDKPRSHQLAELSAFLHENNPQIEIF